One window from the genome of Mastacembelus armatus chromosome 18, fMasArm1.2, whole genome shotgun sequence encodes:
- the LOC113140147 gene encoding low affinity immunoglobulin gamma Fc region receptor II-c-like isoform X1 — protein sequence MEATSLLRLLSVTSLLSCTTDQARLTLSPSSSQFFKDDFVSLSCEEDDSSAGWTLRRNTTKQRTQCGAGWGTSDGSSCKISYIVPSDSGVYWCESREGATSQSINITVSGGAVILQSPVLPVMEGENITLICRTQTSSDLPADFYKHGSLIIDRPTGHVTILHVSKADEGVYRCNIRGHGESPPSWISVTEKPATAPAPTTAPPYVLPVASVCGLVLLVLLVLLVRRHVQRKPKAGEDQISDVRTCQTRQQQQPVRRITDRDPAPVYSAVRTEDITYGQIVIGPNRSREFQAEPDVVYSSLR from the exons ctgtgacgtctctgctgagctgcacaacagaccaag CTCGTCTGACTCTGAGTCCCAGTAGCTCCCAGTTTTTTAAAGACGActttgtgtctctgagctgtgaggaggacgacagctctgctggatggaccctgaggaggaacacaaccaAACAGAGGACTCAGTGTGGAGCTGGCTGGGGAACATCAGATGGTTCTTCCTGTAAAATCAGCTACATCGtcccatcagacagtggagtttactggtgtgagtccagagagggagcaaccagtcagagcatcaacatcactgtcagtg gtggagcagtgatcctgcagagtcctgtcctccctgtgatggagggagaaaacatcaccctgatctgTAGAACCCAGACATCCTCCGACCTCCCGGCTGATTTCTATAAACACGGCTCCCTCATCATCGATCGGCCTACGGGTCACgtgaccatcctccatgtttccaaggccgatgaaggcgtctacaggtgtaacatcaggggccatggagagtctccacccagctggatctctgtcacag AGAAACCAGCCACTGCACCAGCACCAACCACTGCACCTCCTTATGTGTTGCCTGTAGCATCAGTCTGTGGTCTGGTTCTCCTGGTGTTACTGGTTCTCCTGGTGAGAcgacatgttcagaggaaacCTAAAG CTGGAGAAGATCAGATCAGTGACGTCCGAACGTGTCAGACACGTCAACAACAGCAGCCCGTCAGGAGGATCACAG ACAGAGATCCAGCTCCAGTCTACTCAGCAGTGAGAACTGAAGACATCACTTATGGACAAATCGTCATCGGACCAAACAGGAGCAGAG agtttcAGGCAGAGCCAGATGTCGTCTACTCGTCCTTGAGGTAG
- the LOC113140147 gene encoding low affinity immunoglobulin gamma Fc region receptor II-c-like isoform X3, whose amino-acid sequence MGQTRLQCLISLLSVLSCTTDQARLTLSPSSSQFFKDDFVSLSCEEDDSSAGWTLRRNTTKQRTQCGAGWGTSDGSSCKISYIVPSDSGVYWCESREGATSQSINITVSGGAVILQSPVLPVMEGENITLICRTQTSSDLPADFYKHGSLIIDRPTGHVTILHVSKADEGVYRCNIRGHGESPPSWISVTEKPATAPAPTTAPPYVLPVASVCGLVLLVLLVLLVRRHVQRKPKAGEDQISDVRTCQTRQQQQPVRRITDRDPAPVYSAVRTEDITYGQIVIGPNRSREFQAEPDVVYSSLR is encoded by the exons ctttgctgtcagtgctgagctgcacaacagaccaag CTCGTCTGACTCTGAGTCCCAGTAGCTCCCAGTTTTTTAAAGACGActttgtgtctctgagctgtgaggaggacgacagctctgctggatggaccctgaggaggaacacaaccaAACAGAGGACTCAGTGTGGAGCTGGCTGGGGAACATCAGATGGTTCTTCCTGTAAAATCAGCTACATCGtcccatcagacagtggagtttactggtgtgagtccagagagggagcaaccagtcagagcatcaacatcactgtcagtg gtggagcagtgatcctgcagagtcctgtcctccctgtgatggagggagaaaacatcaccctgatctgTAGAACCCAGACATCCTCCGACCTCCCGGCTGATTTCTATAAACACGGCTCCCTCATCATCGATCGGCCTACGGGTCACgtgaccatcctccatgtttccaaggccgatgaaggcgtctacaggtgtaacatcaggggccatggagagtctccacccagctggatctctgtcacag AGAAACCAGCCACTGCACCAGCACCAACCACTGCACCTCCTTATGTGTTGCCTGTAGCATCAGTCTGTGGTCTGGTTCTCCTGGTGTTACTGGTTCTCCTGGTGAGAcgacatgttcagaggaaacCTAAAG CTGGAGAAGATCAGATCAGTGACGTCCGAACGTGTCAGACACGTCAACAACAGCAGCCCGTCAGGAGGATCACAG ACAGAGATCCAGCTCCAGTCTACTCAGCAGTGAGAACTGAAGACATCACTTATGGACAAATCGTCATCGGACCAAACAGGAGCAGAG agtttcAGGCAGAGCCAGATGTCGTCTACTCGTCCTTGAGGTAG
- the LOC113140147 gene encoding low affinity immunoglobulin gamma Fc region receptor II-c-like isoform X2, which translates to MDQTSLQLLLSLLSVLSCTTDQARLTLSPSSSQFFKDDFVSLSCEEDDSSAGWTLRRNTTKQRTQCGAGWGTSDGSSCKISYIVPSDSGVYWCESREGATSQSINITVSGGAVILQSPVLPVMEGENITLICRTQTSSDLPADFYKHGSLIIDRPTGHVTILHVSKADEGVYRCNIRGHGESPPSWISVTEKPATAPAPTTAPPYVLPVASVCGLVLLVLLVLLVRRHVQRKPKAGEDQISDVRTCQTRQQQQPVRRITDRDPAPVYSAVRTEDITYGQIVIGPNRSREFQAEPDVVYSSLR; encoded by the exons ATGGACCAAacgtctctgcagctgctgctct ctttgctgtcagtgctgagctgcacaacagaccaag CTCGTCTGACTCTGAGTCCCAGTAGCTCCCAGTTTTTTAAAGACGActttgtgtctctgagctgtgaggaggacgacagctctgctggatggaccctgaggaggaacacaaccaAACAGAGGACTCAGTGTGGAGCTGGCTGGGGAACATCAGATGGTTCTTCCTGTAAAATCAGCTACATCGtcccatcagacagtggagtttactggtgtgagtccagagagggagcaaccagtcagagcatcaacatcactgtcagtg gtggagcagtgatcctgcagagtcctgtcctccctgtgatggagggagaaaacatcaccctgatctgTAGAACCCAGACATCCTCCGACCTCCCGGCTGATTTCTATAAACACGGCTCCCTCATCATCGATCGGCCTACGGGTCACgtgaccatcctccatgtttccaaggccgatgaaggcgtctacaggtgtaacatcaggggccatggagagtctccacccagctggatctctgtcacag AGAAACCAGCCACTGCACCAGCACCAACCACTGCACCTCCTTATGTGTTGCCTGTAGCATCAGTCTGTGGTCTGGTTCTCCTGGTGTTACTGGTTCTCCTGGTGAGAcgacatgttcagaggaaacCTAAAG CTGGAGAAGATCAGATCAGTGACGTCCGAACGTGTCAGACACGTCAACAACAGCAGCCCGTCAGGAGGATCACAG ACAGAGATCCAGCTCCAGTCTACTCAGCAGTGAGAACTGAAGACATCACTTATGGACAAATCGTCATCGGACCAAACAGGAGCAGAG agtttcAGGCAGAGCCAGATGTCGTCTACTCGTCCTTGAGGTAG